A stretch of Desulfovibrio subterraneus DNA encodes these proteins:
- a CDS encoding ABC transporter ATP-binding protein: MSSPFLEIRQVSRVFKLRRQMFAAEAQTVRAVDNVSLSLERGQTLGLVGESGCGKSTLARMVVRLLEPSSGDILLDGQSVFHGEDAFLKALPGRMQMVFQDPVSSLNPRRSVGKSIQEALDIHNVGSSAERRATVEEMLSLVGLRAEHYARYPHEFSGGQRQRVAVARALIMRPELVVCDEPVSSLDVSVQAQVLNLLGELQKRFNLAYLFISHDLSVIGHISDRIAVMYLGSIVEEADADALFANPLHPYTRALLMAVPVPGPDARRQRQTLHGDLPSPLAPPSGCPFHPRCLEVMDRCRTVVPGWDMPEAGHRVSCHLHAK; the protein is encoded by the coding sequence ATTAGCTCGCCATTTCTCGAAATCCGTCAGGTTTCACGCGTGTTCAAGCTGCGCAGGCAAATGTTTGCCGCCGAGGCGCAGACAGTGCGCGCAGTGGATAACGTCAGCCTTTCCCTTGAACGGGGGCAGACGCTGGGACTGGTAGGAGAGAGCGGGTGCGGTAAATCGACCTTGGCGCGTATGGTTGTGCGGCTTCTGGAACCGTCATCGGGCGATATTCTGCTCGACGGGCAGTCTGTCTTTCATGGGGAAGATGCCTTTCTGAAGGCCCTGCCAGGCAGAATGCAGATGGTGTTTCAGGACCCCGTCTCCTCGCTGAACCCGCGACGCAGCGTGGGCAAGTCCATTCAGGAAGCGCTGGATATCCACAACGTGGGCAGCAGTGCGGAGCGTCGCGCCACCGTGGAGGAAATGCTTTCTCTGGTGGGCCTGCGCGCCGAGCATTATGCACGGTATCCTCACGAATTTTCCGGCGGCCAGCGTCAACGCGTGGCCGTGGCCCGTGCGCTCATCATGCGGCCCGAGCTGGTGGTCTGCGACGAGCCGGTCTCATCGCTCGACGTATCCGTGCAGGCGCAGGTGCTGAATCTGCTGGGTGAATTGCAGAAGCGGTTCAACCTTGCCTATCTGTTTATCTCGCACGATCTTTCCGTTATCGGGCATATCAGCGACCGTATTGCCGTGATGTATCTCGGCAGCATCGTTGAAGAAGCAGATGCAGACGCGTTGTTTGCGAATCCGCTGCATCCCTACACCCGTGCTCTGCTGATGGCCGTGCCCGTTCCCGGGCCGGATGCCCGCAGGCAGCGGCAGACTCTGCATGGCGACCTGCCAAGCCCGCTTGCACCGCCGTCGGGGTGTCCCTTCCATCCCCGTTGTCTGGAGGTCATGGACCGCTGCCGCACCGTTGTGCCGGGGTGGGATATGCCGGAAGCCGGTCACAGGGTAAGCTGCCACCTGCACGCAAAGTAG
- a CDS encoding DUF4911 domain-containing protein, translated as MAKPRPRKPRPPLPAPRWSKMLYATLEPRYIGMFRFLLEAEDNLGYATVVDKYAAVLKIIFSPHQEREMRAFLAGMQQTIPFEVMERPAAQTETR; from the coding sequence ATGGCAAAACCGCGTCCCAGAAAACCCCGCCCACCGTTGCCCGCTCCCCGCTGGTCGAAGATGCTCTACGCAACGCTGGAGCCCAGATACATAGGCATGTTCCGTTTCCTGCTGGAAGCGGAAGATAACCTCGGCTATGCCACTGTTGTGGATAAGTATGCAGCGGTGCTGAAGATAATCTTCTCTCCGCATCAGGAACGGGAGATGCGCGCCTTTCTGGCGGGCATGCAGCAGACCATTCCCTTTGAGGTGATGGAACGCCCTGCCGCGCAAACGGAAACTAGATAG
- the phrB gene encoding deoxyribodipyrimidine photo-lyase, whose protein sequence is MSGNHGLVHPGRIRGLRSRMPSDVQGGPVLYWMHREHRCRDNWALIHALDEAKRRGVPCAVAYGLAPSFLGACIRQFGFLLRGLEQTAAELAALGIPFILIRQSPDTAIPELARSVSASLIVTDFDPLRLKRSWVHAVCAAAPCPVDEVDSRNVVPCQVVSGKLEYAARTIRPKIHRLLDEYLDDLPELSELAADVVPWRWQVPAVDWQTLRDGLGVDRTVPEVPAPFGPEPGEDAAGVVLHRFLTERMALYEKRNDPNVAALSGLSPYLHFGMISAQRVVLDTLARNGARRSVAPAEARESFLEELVVRRELADNFCLHMQEYDSWNAFPDWAQRTLDKHRNDGRDYVYDLQSLEAGKTHDPLWNAAQSEMRLTGTMHGYLRMYWAKKILEWSASPEDAVRHAIWLNDRYFIDGRDSNGYTGVAWSMGGVHDRPWQERPVFGMVRYMNYAGARRKFDVDHYVFRMGVLERRMREEGAI, encoded by the coding sequence ATGTCAGGAAATCACGGACTAGTTCATCCGGGTCGTATCCGGGGTCTGCGTTCCCGGATGCCATCTGATGTTCAGGGCGGCCCTGTGCTCTACTGGATGCACAGGGAGCACCGTTGTCGTGATAATTGGGCGCTCATCCATGCTCTTGACGAGGCAAAGCGGCGCGGCGTGCCGTGTGCCGTTGCCTACGGCCTGGCTCCTTCCTTTCTCGGGGCGTGCATCCGGCAGTTCGGCTTTCTGCTGCGCGGGCTGGAACAAACCGCCGCCGAATTGGCAGCGCTGGGCATTCCCTTCATTCTCATCCGCCAGTCACCGGATACCGCCATTCCCGAACTGGCGCGTTCCGTCAGCGCATCGCTCATCGTGACTGATTTTGATCCTCTGCGGCTGAAAAGGTCGTGGGTGCATGCGGTGTGCGCTGCGGCCCCGTGCCCTGTGGACGAAGTGGATTCGCGCAACGTGGTGCCGTGTCAGGTTGTTTCCGGCAAGCTGGAATACGCCGCCCGTACCATACGCCCCAAGATTCACCGCCTGCTGGACGAATATCTGGACGACCTGCCCGAGCTTTCAGAGCTGGCGGCGGATGTGGTTCCGTGGCGCTGGCAGGTGCCTGCCGTGGACTGGCAGACGCTGCGGGACGGCCTTGGCGTGGACAGAACCGTGCCTGAAGTGCCGGCCCCCTTCGGGCCGGAACCTGGGGAGGATGCAGCCGGTGTTGTTCTGCATCGTTTTTTAACGGAACGGATGGCCTTGTACGAAAAGCGCAACGACCCGAACGTTGCCGCCCTTTCCGGCCTTTCTCCCTATCTGCATTTCGGCATGATATCCGCACAGCGGGTGGTGCTTGATACCCTTGCCCGTAACGGAGCACGGCGGTCGGTTGCGCCTGCCGAAGCGCGGGAATCCTTTCTTGAAGAGCTTGTTGTGCGCCGTGAACTTGCCGATAACTTCTGTCTGCATATGCAGGAATACGACAGCTGGAACGCCTTCCCCGACTGGGCGCAGCGTACGCTGGACAAGCACCGGAACGATGGGCGCGACTATGTGTATGATCTGCAGTCGCTGGAAGCAGGCAAGACGCATGATCCGCTGTGGAATGCCGCGCAGAGCGAGATGCGCCTGACAGGGACCATGCACGGCTACCTGCGCATGTATTGGGCAAAGAAGATTCTGGAGTGGAGCGCCTCGCCTGAGGATGCCGTGCGCCATGCCATATGGCTGAACGACCGTTACTTCATCGACGGGCGTGATTCAAACGGCTACACAGGGGTTGCGTGGTCCATGGGCGGGGTGCACGACAGGCCGTGGCAGGAGCGTCCCGTGTTCGGGATGGTGCGCTATATGAATTACGCGGGGGCGCGTCGCAAGTTCGACGTGGATCACTATGTGTTCCGCATGGGCGTGCTGGAGCGCCGGATGCGGGAAGAGGGCGCTATCTAG
- a CDS encoding response regulator produces MSDTYTMADAPRTVLIIEDSHVQSKIISKQIRALTQFETVVANTMEEARYLLENSREQIFIAVIDLNLPDAPDGEAVDLCLEHGVPSVVLTATFNESIRKRFLERNVADYFFKGSIQDMDPLMHSLERVFKNQFAAVLIVDDSRMALAHMRHLLEVQRFQVLEADDGDKALEMLEMYPDISLVITDYNMPHMDGFELVRNIRSRHKAHKKAIIGVSAAGSGTLSAQFLKNGANDFITKPFEAEEFYWRVNQTMEMLDIMASLSACQEITD; encoded by the coding sequence ATGAGCGATACCTATACCATGGCCGATGCGCCGAGAACTGTGTTGATTATTGAGGACTCTCATGTGCAGTCCAAGATTATCTCCAAACAGATCAGAGCCCTGACTCAGTTTGAAACTGTCGTCGCCAATACCATGGAGGAAGCTCGCTATCTCCTTGAAAATTCACGGGAACAGATTTTTATTGCGGTCATTGACCTGAACCTGCCCGATGCGCCGGATGGCGAAGCCGTGGACTTGTGCCTTGAGCACGGGGTGCCTTCCGTGGTGCTTACGGCCACGTTCAACGAGAGCATCCGCAAGCGGTTTCTGGAACGCAATGTAGCAGACTATTTTTTCAAGGGCAGCATTCAGGATATGGACCCGCTCATGCACAGTCTGGAGCGTGTGTTCAAAAATCAGTTTGCCGCCGTGCTCATCGTGGATGATTCGCGCATGGCGCTTGCCCACATGCGGCACCTTCTTGAAGTGCAGCGGTTTCAGGTGCTTGAGGCGGATGATGGCGATAAGGCGCTTGAGATGCTGGAAATGTATCCGGATATCAGCCTTGTCATCACCGACTACAACATGCCGCACATGGACGGGTTTGAACTCGTCAGAAATATTCGCTCCCGCCACAAGGCGCATAAAAAGGCCATCATCGGCGTTTCGGCTGCCGGTTCAGGCACTCTTTCCGCCCAGTTCCTCAAGAATGGAGCCAACGACTTCATCACCAAGCCCTTTGAGGCAGAGGAATTTTACTGGCGGGTCAACCAGACCATGGAAATGCTGGATATCATGGCCAGCCTCAGCGCATGTCAGGAAATCACGGACTAG
- a CDS encoding DUF3955 domain-containing protein, with amino-acid sequence MSARFPAIAFRLAALSALAGSLCLVASVLIEPRVDAQGMLHEPFFLIPLGLFLLAIGILLCLTAWLTRARVSCQDDQITKEGNG; translated from the coding sequence ATGTCCGCCCGCTTCCCCGCCATAGCTTTCAGGCTGGCTGCCCTTTCCGCACTTGCAGGCAGCCTTTGCCTTGTGGCTTCAGTGCTCATTGAACCCAGGGTCGATGCGCAGGGCATGTTGCATGAGCCCTTCTTCCTCATCCCACTGGGACTCTTTCTGCTGGCGATAGGCATACTGCTCTGCCTGACCGCGTGGCTGACCAGAGCCCGTGTGAGCTGTCAGGACGATCAGATTACGAAGGAAGGGAACGGGTAA
- a CDS encoding DNA polymerase III subunit delta' → MSSHTSVDDTAARPSLELEHIMAPALASRHARVRGFLHRLAANPPQVLLMEGGTVEERAAMSFYWAALLNCTLNESEGPRPCLACSACAQMIACRHRDMFFLDGREESIKIDDVRAVRGVLGEPPRDNGQRMVILCEAQSLGIEAANALLKSLEEPRPGTSFVLLAPQRERLLPTLVSRSWVLTLAWPESHGAEASADPLEAQAAEWGDALAEFARTGTGWFQRTASKSSLDNGVAQRVVVYCQRELVAAITGNVHSELARLFAGVDSLVHRRVDEVLAECQESLVYNVNPAIVMDWLATRVALLCSARR, encoded by the coding sequence ATGTCTTCGCACACATCCGTGGACGACACAGCGGCGCGTCCCTCGCTGGAACTCGAACATATCATGGCCCCTGCCCTGGCGTCCCGTCACGCCAGGGTAAGGGGCTTTCTGCATCGTCTCGCGGCCAACCCACCGCAGGTGCTCCTCATGGAAGGCGGCACCGTTGAAGAGCGAGCTGCCATGAGTTTTTACTGGGCGGCGCTTCTCAACTGCACGCTGAACGAGTCGGAAGGTCCGCGTCCCTGCCTTGCCTGCTCGGCCTGTGCCCAGATGATAGCCTGCCGTCATCGTGACATGTTCTTTCTGGACGGCCGCGAGGAATCCATAAAGATAGATGATGTGCGTGCCGTGCGCGGCGTGTTGGGAGAACCTCCCCGCGACAACGGCCAGCGCATGGTCATTTTGTGCGAGGCGCAGTCTCTGGGGATTGAAGCGGCTAACGCGCTGCTCAAATCGCTGGAAGAGCCCCGCCCCGGCACCAGCTTTGTCCTGCTGGCCCCGCAGCGCGAGCGCCTGCTGCCCACGCTTGTTTCGCGCAGCTGGGTGCTGACGCTTGCATGGCCGGAATCGCACGGGGCAGAGGCTTCGGCCGACCCGCTGGAAGCGCAGGCCGCAGAATGGGGTGATGCGCTTGCAGAGTTTGCCCGCACGGGTACGGGCTGGTTTCAGCGCACTGCCTCGAAAAGCTCGCTGGATAACGGCGTTGCCCAGCGTGTGGTGGTGTACTGTCAGCGCGAACTGGTTGCCGCCATTACCGGCAATGTGCATTCCGAGCTGGCCCGCCTGTTTGCCGGAGTGGACAGCCTTGTGCATCGCAGAGTTGATGAGGTGCTGGCAGAATGTCAGGAAAGCCTTGTCTACAACGTGAATCCCGCCATCGTCATGGACTGGCTGGCCACCCGCGTGGCCCTGCTGTGCAGCGCACGGCGGTAA
- a CDS encoding adenylosuccinate synthase: protein MSNVIVMGTQWGDEGKGKIVDLLTREIDVIVRFQGGNNAGHTVIVGDKQYILHLIPSGILHEGKKCLIGNGVVLDPGVFWQEIEKLDAKGVDVSPARLKISKKTHVIMPYHKCLDGAREEYKSATDKIGTTGRGIGPCYEDKASRVGIRAGDLADPELLKSKIVNALVEKNALFTSLYGRDAMDVDTVFDEVMEAGRKLVPYLADVSTEIWDAFNAGKSVMFEGAQGIHLDIDHGTYPYVTSSNTVAGNASAGAGIPASRLDRVIGIVKAYTTRVGAGPFPTEQMNEDGDYMQQKGHEFGATTGRKRRCGWLDLVVLGETTRLNGPTEFALTKLDVLSGLKELKLCVAYDYRGERVSVVPQEQNAMAHVTPVYESMPGWDEDITGITEWSKLPENCRKYVERIEALTGVRVSLISVGPERDQTIFR, encoded by the coding sequence ATGTCAAACGTAATCGTAATGGGTACTCAGTGGGGCGACGAGGGCAAGGGCAAGATTGTCGACCTGCTTACCCGCGAGATAGACGTCATCGTTCGCTTTCAGGGTGGTAATAATGCCGGCCATACCGTCATAGTGGGTGACAAGCAGTATATCCTGCATCTCATCCCTTCCGGCATCCTGCATGAAGGCAAGAAGTGCCTCATCGGTAACGGCGTAGTTCTTGATCCGGGCGTTTTCTGGCAGGAAATTGAAAAGCTCGACGCCAAAGGCGTTGACGTTAGCCCTGCCCGTCTGAAGATAAGCAAGAAGACGCACGTCATCATGCCGTACCACAAGTGCCTTGATGGCGCTCGCGAAGAATACAAATCCGCTACCGACAAGATCGGCACCACCGGTCGCGGTATCGGTCCCTGTTACGAAGACAAGGCTTCCCGCGTGGGTATACGCGCTGGAGACCTCGCCGATCCCGAACTGCTCAAGTCCAAGATCGTGAACGCTCTGGTGGAAAAGAACGCACTGTTCACCTCTCTGTATGGCCGCGACGCCATGGATGTGGACACGGTGTTTGATGAGGTTATGGAAGCCGGTCGCAAGCTGGTTCCCTATCTCGCAGACGTTTCCACCGAAATCTGGGATGCGTTCAACGCAGGCAAGAGCGTGATGTTTGAAGGTGCTCAGGGTATCCATCTGGATATCGACCACGGCACCTATCCTTATGTCACCTCCTCCAACACCGTTGCGGGCAATGCATCCGCCGGTGCAGGTATTCCTGCCAGCCGTCTGGACCGCGTTATCGGTATTGTGAAGGCCTACACCACCCGCGTGGGTGCCGGTCCCTTCCCCACCGAGCAGATGAACGAAGACGGCGACTACATGCAGCAGAAGGGCCACGAGTTCGGTGCCACCACCGGACGCAAGCGCCGCTGCGGCTGGCTTGACCTTGTGGTGCTGGGTGAGACCACCCGCCTGAACGGGCCCACCGAGTTCGCCCTGACCAAGCTGGACGTGCTGAGCGGGCTTAAGGAACTGAAGCTGTGTGTTGCATACGACTACAGAGGCGAGCGTGTTTCCGTTGTTCCGCAGGAGCAGAACGCCATGGCGCACGTGACCCCCGTGTATGAATCCATGCCCGGCTGGGACGAAGACATCACCGGCATTACCGAGTGGAGCAAGCTGCCCGAGAACTGCCGCAAGTACGTCGAGCGCATCGAAGCACTTACCGGTGTGCGTGTGTCCCTCATTTCCGTAGGTCCTGAACGCGACCAGACCATCTTCCGCTAA
- a CDS encoding transglycosylase SLT domain-containing protein, giving the protein MTMHIKVRRVEWLAIALLISLQATMLTWSARQPEHVNGVPILRVAAPKTERVSASISPYGPGFEQELLALFAAEKGYHLEIIEVDSPAQAMQALEEGTVHLVVGLGGKAPESLASPIVAGPAYATSRPILLHSSKRYTLRDEQEICDNPILTTQQRYLADTLSDAAEGVNCVPWTSKVDGVRVTPILDTLNEDRARFALVDDWSYSLWQPFFLSVKPAKTINREINYRWFWRSEYEDLHKALTAFWQEREQDGQIATLHERYFGFLPEEADYYELVNLSDSIRTNLPRYSDSILKYSKKYDIDPLLLAAVIYQESRFDADATSKTGVKGLMQITQSTARVLGVDRNDPRQSIKGGAKYLKMLWSEFESMDLDPWDRWFFTLASYNQGLGHVQDAINLSRSMGGTGRTWHDLKKVLPLLAWEKYYSQTKYGYSRGYEAVHYVENIRYYYYIMHGLVGLARPEAEHLGTLLSAVPSSWPVI; this is encoded by the coding sequence ATGACGATGCATATCAAGGTCCGCAGGGTTGAATGGCTTGCCATTGCCCTGCTCATCAGTCTGCAGGCCACCATGCTTACATGGAGCGCCCGCCAGCCCGAACACGTGAACGGCGTTCCCATCCTGCGGGTCGCCGCTCCCAAAACAGAGCGGGTTTCCGCCTCCATCTCGCCCTACGGGCCGGGATTCGAGCAGGAACTGCTCGCCCTTTTCGCAGCCGAAAAAGGCTATCACCTCGAAATAATTGAAGTAGACTCCCCAGCACAGGCAATGCAGGCCCTTGAGGAAGGGACGGTGCACCTGGTGGTGGGACTCGGCGGCAAGGCTCCGGAATCACTCGCAAGCCCCATTGTTGCAGGCCCCGCCTACGCCACCTCACGCCCGATTCTGCTGCACAGCTCAAAACGCTACACCCTTCGGGATGAACAGGAAATCTGCGATAATCCCATTCTGACGACCCAGCAGCGCTACCTTGCCGACACCCTTTCGGATGCCGCAGAGGGCGTGAACTGTGTGCCGTGGACCAGCAAGGTTGACGGCGTGCGGGTTACCCCCATTCTGGACACCCTGAATGAAGACCGCGCCCGCTTCGCCCTTGTGGACGACTGGAGCTACAGCCTCTGGCAGCCCTTCTTCCTCAGTGTAAAGCCCGCCAAGACCATTAACCGTGAAATCAATTACCGCTGGTTCTGGCGCTCGGAATATGAAGACCTGCACAAGGCGCTTACCGCCTTCTGGCAGGAGCGCGAGCAGGATGGCCAGATTGCGACTCTGCATGAGCGGTATTTCGGCTTCCTCCCGGAAGAGGCCGATTATTATGAGCTGGTGAACCTGTCGGATTCCATCCGCACGAACCTGCCGCGCTACAGCGACTCCATCCTGAAATACAGCAAAAAGTATGATATAGACCCGCTGCTGCTCGCCGCCGTCATCTATCAGGAATCACGCTTCGATGCGGACGCGACCAGCAAGACCGGCGTAAAAGGCCTTATGCAGATCACGCAGAGCACCGCACGCGTGCTGGGTGTGGACAGAAACGACCCCAGACAGTCCATCAAGGGCGGGGCCAAGTATCTGAAAATGCTGTGGAGCGAATTCGAGTCCATGGATCTGGACCCGTGGGACCGCTGGTTCTTCACTCTGGCCAGTTACAACCAGGGGCTGGGACACGTGCAGGACGCCATAAACCTGTCCCGCTCAATGGGCGGCACCGGCCGCACATGGCATGATCTGAAAAAGGTGCTGCCCCTGCTGGCCTGGGAAAAATATTATTCCCAGACCAAATACGGGTACAGCCGCGGATATGAAGCAGTCCACTATGTGGAAAACATTCGCTACTACTATTACATCATGCACGGACTAGTCGGACTCGCGCGGCCGGAAGCTGAGCACCTTGGCACGCTTCTTAGCGCCGTTCCCTCCAGCTGGCCCGTCATCTGA